One stretch of Flavobacterium sp. 9 DNA includes these proteins:
- a CDS encoding AarF/ABC1/UbiB kinase family protein, producing the protein MKTIDYIPTSKIERAGKLVQTGAKIGVNYVKHYAEKMVNPDLTRDKLNENNAEDIYDGLKSLKGSALKVAQMLSMDKNFLPQAYVEKFSLSQFSVPPLSAPLVLKTFKTNFGKTPYEIFDEFNANSVNAASIGQVHLATKNGKKLAVKIQYPGVANSISSDLALVKPIAIRMFNLQGKDSDKYFKEVEDKLIEETNYLLELEQSQEVVKACNKIENILFPNYYPEFSSEKIITMDWMTGIHLSEFTAKNTDQEVGDKLGQALWDFYMYQIHVLRKVHADPHPGNFLVDDQNNLIALDFGCMKKIPEDFYVPYFELINKNVITDKTRFNEKLFELEILRPDDSPSEIEYFTEMFHDLLSLFTKPFQDETFDFADETFFDSIAKLGERFSNDTNLKKMNGNRGSKHFIYMNRTFFGLYNLMFDLKAKIVVTNYLKY; encoded by the coding sequence ATGAAAACGATCGATTATATACCAACATCAAAAATAGAAAGAGCTGGAAAATTAGTGCAAACAGGCGCAAAAATTGGCGTAAACTATGTTAAGCATTATGCTGAGAAAATGGTAAATCCCGATTTAACGCGTGATAAACTAAATGAAAATAATGCAGAGGATATTTATGACGGATTAAAAAGTCTAAAAGGCAGCGCATTAAAAGTTGCTCAAATGTTAAGCATGGACAAAAACTTTTTGCCTCAGGCTTATGTGGAGAAATTTTCATTGTCACAGTTTTCAGTTCCGCCACTTTCGGCACCATTAGTATTAAAAACTTTCAAAACCAATTTTGGAAAAACACCTTATGAAATATTTGACGAATTCAATGCAAATTCTGTAAACGCAGCAAGTATTGGACAAGTTCATTTGGCGACTAAAAACGGCAAAAAATTAGCTGTAAAAATTCAATATCCTGGAGTTGCCAATAGTATTTCGTCAGATTTGGCTTTGGTAAAACCTATTGCGATCAGAATGTTTAACCTTCAGGGAAAAGATTCTGATAAGTATTTTAAGGAAGTTGAAGATAAACTTATCGAAGAAACCAACTATTTACTGGAGCTTGAACAAAGCCAAGAAGTCGTTAAAGCTTGCAATAAAATTGAGAATATATTGTTCCCAAATTATTATCCGGAGTTTTCGTCAGAGAAAATCATTACAATGGATTGGATGACGGGAATTCACCTTTCAGAGTTTACGGCTAAGAATACAGATCAGGAAGTGGGCGACAAACTTGGTCAGGCACTTTGGGATTTTTATATGTATCAAATTCATGTTTTAAGAAAAGTACATGCTGATCCACATCCGGGAAACTTTTTGGTAGACGACCAAAATAATCTGATCGCTTTGGATTTTGGTTGCATGAAGAAAATTCCGGAAGATTTTTATGTTCCGTATTTTGAATTGATTAATAAAAATGTCATTACAGATAAAACAAGATTCAACGAAAAATTGTTTGAATTAGAGATTCTTCGTCCGGACGATTCGCCTTCGGAAATTGAATATTTTACTGAGATGTTTCACGATTTGTTGTCACTTTTCACGAAACCTTTTCAAGATGAAACTTTCGATTTTGCCGATGAAACTTTCTTTGATAGTATTGCTAAATTAGGCGAACGTTTCTCAAATGATACAAATCTCAAAAAAATGAACGGAAATCGTGGTTCTAAA
- a CDS encoding TetR family transcriptional regulator C-terminal domain-containing protein, whose product MTTKKHAITRDDIVSKYMDEVLEKGQKPKSVYHFAKENDFTEAEFYSFFGTLEGLEKEIFRLFLVNTIDLLHKNVDYQEYDMKNKMLSFYFTFFEILTANRSYVLQALKIDKNPIRNLVQLTSLREGFKEYVSEILTDDYRLEQEKFQKFQEKAIQESAWLQLMITIKFWMDDESAAFEKTDIFIEKSVNVSFELMNVAPMNHLLDFGKFLFKEKIYSKQ is encoded by the coding sequence ATGACAACTAAAAAACACGCAATTACAAGGGATGATATCGTTTCAAAATATATGGATGAGGTTTTAGAAAAGGGGCAAAAGCCAAAGTCAGTTTATCATTTTGCGAAAGAAAATGATTTTACGGAAGCTGAGTTTTATTCCTTTTTTGGAACATTAGAAGGTTTAGAAAAAGAGATATTCAGACTCTTTTTGGTCAATACAATTGATTTGTTGCATAAAAATGTCGATTATCAGGAATATGATATGAAGAATAAAATGTTGAGTTTCTATTTTACCTTTTTTGAGATTTTGACAGCCAACAGAAGTTATGTTTTACAAGCCTTGAAAATTGATAAAAATCCAATTAGAAATTTAGTACAATTAACATCACTTCGAGAAGGATTTAAAGAATATGTTTCTGAAATTCTGACAGACGATTATAGACTAGAACAAGAAAAATTTCAAAAATTTCAGGAAAAAGCCATTCAGGAATCCGCTTGGCTGCAATTGATGATAACTATAAAATTCTGGATGGACGATGAATCGGCGGCTTTTGAGAAAACCGATATTTTTATCGAAAAATCAGTAAATGTGTCATTCGAATTAATGAATGTTGCGCCAATGAATCATCTTTTGGATTTTGGAAAATTCCTGTTCAAAGAAAAAATATACAGCAAACAATGA
- a CDS encoding TIGR01777 family oxidoreductase has product MAKNVLLTGGTGFVGKHLTDVLIDNGFLVSILSRSDQKNTPSITYYKWDLKKNFIDEKAILEADYIIHLAGEGIVEKRWTTKRKKAILESRTKPIDLIFSILKEQNKNLDAFISASGIGFYGAITSHKICDETTPPTNDFLGNTCQVWENTVDQIATLNIRTVKIRTGIVLGKGEGFLKEIVPSFKSGFGAVLGTGKQYLPWIHIDDLCQIYLKAIQDEQIQGAYNACVTDTTTNSRFSKVLANLFGYTIWLPKVPAFVLKIVLGEMSIAILKGQRVSSEKIQKTGFEFQFTDLEKTLVNCLN; this is encoded by the coding sequence ATGGCTAAAAATGTTTTACTAACCGGAGGTACTGGATTTGTTGGTAAACATCTTACGGATGTACTTATCGACAATGGTTTTTTGGTTTCTATTTTAAGCCGTTCTGATCAAAAAAACACGCCTTCAATTACGTATTATAAATGGGATTTAAAGAAGAACTTTATTGATGAGAAAGCTATTCTTGAAGCAGATTATATTATCCATTTGGCAGGCGAAGGTATTGTAGAAAAAAGATGGACTACAAAACGTAAGAAAGCCATACTTGAAAGTCGTACAAAACCAATTGATCTTATTTTTTCTATTTTAAAAGAACAAAATAAAAATTTGGATGCTTTTATTTCGGCGTCAGGAATTGGATTTTATGGTGCTATTACAAGCCACAAAATATGTGATGAAACAACACCTCCGACAAATGATTTCCTTGGCAATACTTGTCAGGTTTGGGAAAACACCGTTGACCAGATCGCTACTTTGAACATTAGAACCGTAAAAATTCGCACAGGAATTGTTTTGGGCAAAGGCGAAGGTTTCCTAAAAGAAATTGTTCCAAGTTTTAAATCTGGTTTTGGAGCAGTATTAGGCACGGGAAAACAATATTTACCCTGGATTCATATCGACGATTTATGCCAGATTTATTTAAAAGCAATTCAGGACGAGCAAATACAAGGTGCTTATAATGCCTGCGTAACTGACACCACAACTAATTCAAGATTCTCTAAAGTATTGGCAAACTTATTTGGATATACAATTTGGCTTCCTAAAGTCCCAGCTTTTGTTTTAAAAATAGTTTTGGGCGAAATGAGTATAGCTATTTTAAAAGGCCAAAGAGTTTCCTCTGAAAAGATTCAAAAAACTGGTTTTGAATTTCAGTTTACAGATCTGGAAAAAACACTGGTAAATTGCTTGAATTAA